Proteins found in one Bombus terrestris chromosome 1, iyBomTerr1.2, whole genome shotgun sequence genomic segment:
- the LOC100648270 gene encoding tyrosine-protein kinase Abl isoform X8, giving the protein MGAQQTKERIVPVGSAARQTRKQPRNLKESRLVGSNIFTEHSEALLQSRPLPHIPALPDGDPPNGSSIQSISQQVNIQQHTVVSSAGLLEAANRWTSKENLLAQEEDDPQLFVALYDFQAGGENQLSLKKGEQVRILSYNKSGEWCEAHSSTGQVGWVPSNYVTPVNSLEKHSWYHGRISRNAAEYLLSSGINGSFLVRESESSPGQRSISLRYEGRVYHYRINEDSEGKMFVTTESKFNTLAELVHHHSMLADGLITQLLYPAPKHNKPTVFPLSPEPDEWEINRTDIVMRHKLGGGQYGDVYEAVWKRYNMTVAVKTLKEDTMALKDFLEEAAIMKEMKHRNLVQLLGVCTREPPFYIITEFMSKGNLLDYLRNESKHQINAVVLMHMATQIASGMSYLESRNFIHRDLAARNCLVGENHLVKVADFGLARLMRDDTYTAHAGAKFPIKWTAPEGLAYNKFSTKSDVWAFGILLWEIATYGMSPYPGVDLTDVYHMLEKGYRMECPPGCPPKVYELMRQCWQWSAADRPTFKEIHHSLENMFQESSITEEVEKQLQGGGEIPLLSYKKSQTGSTGNIHGLVLVSEPLSSSDTTSSVTKLSTFTGGMSSKNNSSIVQMRRSTNKKGKQAPAPPKRTSSFRDSAYQEQDSQNTETNTMTLDDATDLNGGCEIEEDGEGSQGTAEPNFITQPSTSPEPIPGLTCSQKQIKPRPYPSKEPLPQKLVQVGALEVQNVKRAINRYGTLPKGARIGAYLESLRQSGMPSNQESTTVASSMTPGTVEQHEASIDNSQHRSLSPRQSNLRSQPQMTRSNSSSGVVNTYQPPNSPRTRVVAVRKNNQSDAVGLRTFRVSSNSNFRTASPSRSVQPSLADLEFPPPPADLPPPPDEIFSGQEQAELPPPISCSEISQIRNSPLSIRKAKSTDWRSKEDENEHQEDRNDVSNAEPSVKEACSRFGVNLRRRETQDNSCKTTDNKRTGFKSRIETIEPAAPPEEAPPPPPPPPPPVSTNSPPDSFERKPGMKEMLELKLINEIKQSAETKHGTTTKKPGVISSTPSALLDPASQLLSELCASFNMDSGQRHTQNEYAVSTLKTNEATQEQQQLQIHNTHKDSCISSPVTESILSSGSVGFKLKRVDKRNNPQKEETSDGQIIDFKARLRKVENAEREKSLEEKSTITEQSSESEEQQDDKRRSTGSISSLKKLWENKESCDSQPHSPKLSVRGSSGKQETLDQTEDSPEDHSGASTRSQSSGSKSDTRLWPPPEPEKPVVPAKPLKPLCSSTKHFGSSIYATPNCTKSQHAEDDLSKQNTDSKTAKQIVLELSTLIENSVLNLKSSSTIVMTSWLQLSDKVGLLHGMCANLADSGIAPHARFQFRELLGRLELQARQLRAAGTRNVAENTRLLTDLQNTIKDVVNTVQR; this is encoded by the exons ATGGGTGCTCAACAAACTAAGGAGAGAATTGTTCCTGTTGGCTCTGCTGCGCGACAGACGCGCAAACAGCCTAGGAACCTCAAGGAATCCCGTCTTGTCGGCTCTAATATATTTACGGAGCACAGCG AAGCTCTTTTACAAAGCAGACCGCTACCTCACATTCCGGCATTACCAGATGGTGATCCACCAAATGGGTCCAGCATTCAGTCAATTTCACAACAAGTGAATATTCAACAACATACTGTGGTTTCTTCTGCTGGACTTTTGGAAGCTGCAAATAG GTGGACAAGTAAGGAAAACCTATTGGCACAAGAAGAGGATGATCCTCAACTATTTGTGGCTTTATATGATTTTCAAGCAGGTGGAGAAAATCAGCTCAGTCTTAAGAAAg GAGAACAAGTTCGTATTCTAAGTTATAATAAGAGTGGAGAATGGTGTGAAGCTCATTCAAGTACTGGTCAAGTAGGATGGGTTCCTTCAAATTATGTTACACCAGTAAATTCCTTGGAGAAACACTCCTGGTATCATGGAAGGATATCCAGGAATGCTGCAGAGTATCTCCTAAGCTCTGGTATAAATGGTAGTTTTCTGGTTCGTGAATCAGAAAGCAGTCCAGGTCAACGCAGTATTTCTTTGCGATATGAGGGTAGGGTATACCATTATAGGATTAACGAAGACAGTGAGGGAAAG atGTTTGTTACAACTGAAAGCAAATTTAATACTCTGGCAGAATTAGTACACCACCATTCAATGCTTGCTGATGGTTTAATTACACAATTACTTTATCCTGCACCAAAGCACAATAAACCTACTGTTTTCCCACTTAGCCCAG aaCCTGATGAATGGGAGATTAATAGGACAGACATAGTCATGAGGCATAAATTAGGTGGGGGGCAATATGGGGATGTTTATGAAGCTGTATGGAAGAGGTATAATATGACTGTGGCTGTAAAAACTTTAAAG GAGGATACAATGGCTCTAAAAGACTTTCTGGAGGAAGCTGCAATAATGAAGGAAATGAAGCATAGAAATCTAGTTCAGTTATTAGGTGTATGTACTCGGGAACCGCCTTTCTACATCATTACAGAGTTCATGAGCAAAGGAAATTTGCTAGACTATTTGCGGAATGAGAGTAAACATCAAATAAATGCCGTCGTTTTGATGCATATGGCTACGCAGATCGCCAGTGGAATGAGTTACTTGGAAAGCAGAAATTTCATTCACAG AGATCTAGCGGCTCGAAACTGCCTAGTGGGTGAAAATCATCTGGTGAAGGTCGCAGACTTCGGCTTGGCCCGGTTGATGAGAGATGATACGTACACGGCTCACGCTGGAGCGAAATTCCCTATAAAATGGACTGCTCCAGAAGGACTAGCATATAATAAGTTTTCTACGAAG tcTGATGTGTGGGCATTTGGCATCTTACTTTGGGAAATAGCAACCTATGGAATGTCTCCCTACCCTGGTGTTGATTTGACCGATGTCTATCATATGCTGGAAAAAGGCTACAGAATGGAATGTCCACCTGGATGTCCACCGAAAGTATATGAATTGATGCGGCAATGTTGGCAGTGGTCTGCTGCTGATAGGCCCACTTTCAAAGAAATTCACCACTCTCTTGAAAATATGTTTCAAGAATCTAGTATTACAGAAG AAGTTGAAAAGCAATTGCAAGGAGGAGGAGAAATTCCTTTACTTTCATACAAAAAATCTCAGACTGGTAGCACTGGAAACATCCATGGGCTTGTTCTAGTTTCTGAACCATTATCTTCTTCAG ATACTACCAGTTCTGTAACGAAACTGAGTACATTCACAGGTGGTATGTCGAGTAAGAACAATAGTAGTATCGTACAAATGAGACGTTCTACAAATAAAAAGGGGAAACAGGCTCCAGCCCCTCCAAAAAGAACGAG TTCGTTCCGCGACTCTGCCTATCAAGAGCAAGACTCTCAAAACACTGAAACGAACACCATGACTCTCGACGATGCCACGGATCTAAATG GAGGCTGTGAAATCGAGGAGGATGGAGAGGGTTCTCAGGGTACGGCGGAACCAAACTTTATCACTCAACCTTCAACGTCTCCGGAACCTATACCTGGCTTAACCTGTTCACAAAAACAAATTAAGCCAAGACCTTATCCATCGAAAGAGCCATTACCACAAAAG ttGGTACAAGTTGGTGCATTAGAAGTACAGAACGTAAAAAGAGCCATTAATCGTTATGGTACATTGCCAAAAGGTGCTAGAATTGGCGCGTATTTGGAGTCTTTACGTCAGAGTGGCATGCCATCGAATCAGGAATCGACGACAGTGGCTTCTTCTATGACACCCGGTACAGTGGAACAACATGAAGCATCTATCGACAATTCGCAACACAGATCTCTTTCTCCTCGTCAAAGTAATTTACGAAGTCAGCCTCAAATGACTCGTAGTAATTCTTCAAGCGGTGTTGTTAATACTTATCAACCTCCAAATTCTCCCCGTACTCGAGTAGTAGCTGTAAGAAAGAATAATCAGTCTGATGCTGTCGGTTTAAGAACTTTTCGGGTTTCAAGTAACTCTAATTTTCGTACTGCGAGCCCATCGAGATCTGTTCAACCGTCGTTAGCTGACTTGGAGTTTCCTCCTCCACCCGCAGATTTGCCTCCTCCACCAGATGAAATTTTTTCTGGGCAAGAACAAGCTGAACTACCACCTCCTATTTCTTGCAGCGAAATTTCTCAAATAAGAAATTCTCCTTTATCCATAAGAAAAGCAAAGAGTACAGATTGGCGTTCAAAGGAGGATGAAAATGAGCATCAAGAAGACAGGAATGATGTTAGTAACGCAGAACCCTCTGTAAAAGAAGCGTGCTCGAGGTTTGGAGTTAATTTGAGACGCAGAGAAACTCAAGATAACTCGTGTAAAACTACCGATAATAAAAGAACGGGTTTTAAGTCCAGGATAGAAACAATCGAGCCTGCTGCACCACCAGAAGAAGCGCCACCACCTCCtccaccacctccaccaccaGTTTCCACAAATTCACCTCCTGATAGCTTTGAACGGAAGCCTGGAATGAAAGAGATGTTGGAATTGAAGctgataaatgaaattaaacaaagTGCAGAAACTAAACATGGTACTACTACGAAAAAACCTGGAGTAATAAGCAGTACTCCATCTGCTCTTCTGGATCCAGCATCACAGTTACTTTCGGAACTCTGTGCTAGTTTTAACATGGATTCTGGACAAAG ACACACTCAAAATGAGTACGCTGTATCAACTTTAAAAACCAACGAAGCAACTCAAGAACAACAACAACTTCAAATACATAATACTCATAAAGATTCATGCATATCTTCTCCAGTAACTGAGTCGATACTCTCTAGCGGAAGTGTCGGTTTTAAGTTGAAGAGAGTAGATAAGCGAAATAATCCGCAAAAGGAGGAGACATCTGATGGACAAATAATCGATTTCAAGGCCAGACTTCGAAAAGTTGAGAATGCAGAAAGGGAAAAATCGTTAGAGGAGAAAAGTACTATCACTGAACAATCTTCAGAATCAGAAGAACAACAAGATGATAAGCGCAGAAGCACTGGTAGTATCAGCAGTTTAAAGAAGCTTTGGGAAAATAAAGAATCCTGTGATAGTCAGCCTCACAGCCCAAAACTCAGTGTCAGAGGAAGTAGCGGTAAACAAGAAACTCTTGACCAGACAGAAGATTCACCTGAAGATCATAGTGGAGCCTCAACCCGTAGTCAGAG TTCTGGTAGCAAAAGTGATACTAGACTATGGCCACCACCTGAACCAGAAAAACCAGTTGTTCCTGCAAAACCACTAAAACCATTGTGTTCTTCAACTAAACATTTTGGTTCTTCAATTTACGCAACACCAAACTGTACGAAATCTCAACATGCAGAAGATGATCTAAGTAAACAGAATACAGACTCAAAAACCGCAAAACAGATCGTACTGGAGCTTTCAACATTAATTGAGAACAgcgtattaaatttgaaaagtaGCTCAACGATAGTAATGACTAGCTGGCTTCAACTTTCAGACAAGGTAGGGCTGTTACATGGAATGTGCGCTAATCTCGCAGACAGTGGTATCGCACCACATGCGCGATTTCAGTTTCGCGAACTTCTTGGAAGGTTAGAGCTTCAGGCACGACAACTTCGTGCAGCTGGTACTCGAAATGTCGCAGAGAATACAAGACTTCTCACTGACCTCCAAAACACGATAAAGGATGTTGTCAATACCGTACAAAGATAA
- the LOC100648270 gene encoding tyrosine-protein kinase Abl isoform X6 encodes MGAQQTKERIVPVGSAARQTRKQPRNLKESRLVGSNIFTEHSEALLQSRPLPHIPALPDGDPPNGSSIQSISQQVNIQQHTVVSSAGLLEAANRWTSKENLLAQEEDDPQLFVALYDFQAGGENQLSLKKGEQVRILSYNKSGEWCEAHSSTGQVGWVPSNYVTPVNSLEKHSWYHGRISRNAAEYLLSSGINGSFLVRESESSPGQRSISLRYEGRVYHYRINEDSEGKMFVTTESKFNTLAELVHHHSMLADGLITQLLYPAPKHNKPTVFPLSPEPDEWEINRTDIVMRHKLGGGQYGDVYEAVWKRYNMTVAVKTLKEDTMALKDFLEEAAIMKEMKHRNLVQLLGVCTREPPFYIITEFMSKGNLLDYLRNESKHQINAVVLMHMATQIASGMSYLESRNFIHRDLAARNCLVGENHLVKVADFGLARLMRDDTYTAHAGAKFPIKWTAPEGLAYNKFSTKSDVWAFGILLWEIATYGMSPYPGVDLTDVYHMLEKGYRMECPPGCPPKVYELMRQCWQWSAADRPTFKEIHHSLENMFQESSITEEVEKQLQGGGEIPLLSYKKSQTGSTGNIHGLVLVSEPLSSSDTTSSVTKLSTFTGGMSSKNNSSIVQMRRSTNKKGKQAPAPPKRTSSFRDSAYQEQDSQNTETNTMTLDDATDLNGIDKILEGGCEIEEDGEGSQGTAEPNFITQPSTSPEPIPGLTCSQKQIKPRPYPSKEPLPQKLVQVGALEVQNVKRAINRYGTLPKGARIGAYLESLRQSGMPSNQESTTVASSMTPGTVEQHEASIDNSQHRSLSPRQSNLRSQPQMTRSNSSSGVVNTYQPPNSPRTRVVAVRKNNQSDAVGLRTFRVSSNSNFRTASPSRSVQPSLADLEFPPPPADLPPPPDEIFSGQEQAELPPPISCSEISQIRNSPLSIRKAKSTDWRSKEDENEHQEDRNDVSNAEPSVKEACSRFGVNLRRRETQDNSCKTTDNKRTGFKSRIETIEPAAPPEEAPPPPPPPPPPVSTNSPPDSFERKPGMKEMLELKLINEIKQSAETKHGTTTKKPGVISSTPSALLDPASQLLSELCASFNMDSGQRHTQNEYAVSTLKTNEATQEQQQLQIHNTHKDSCISSPVTESILSSGSVGFKLKRVDKRNNPQKEETSDGQIIDFKARLRKVENAEREKSLEEKSTITEQSSESEEQQDDKRRSTGSISSLKKLWENKESCDSQPHSPKLSVRGSSGKQETLDQTEDSPEDHSGASTRSQSSGSKSDTRLWPPPEPEKPVVPAKPLKPLCSSTKHFGSSIYATPNCTKSQHAEDDLSKQNTDSKTAKQIVLELSTLIENSVLNLKSSSTIVMTSWLQLSDKVGLLHGMCANLADSGIAPHARFQFRELLGRLELQARQLRAAGTRNVAENTRLLTDLQNTIKDVVNTVQR; translated from the exons ATGGGTGCTCAACAAACTAAGGAGAGAATTGTTCCTGTTGGCTCTGCTGCGCGACAGACGCGCAAACAGCCTAGGAACCTCAAGGAATCCCGTCTTGTCGGCTCTAATATATTTACGGAGCACAGCG AAGCTCTTTTACAAAGCAGACCGCTACCTCACATTCCGGCATTACCAGATGGTGATCCACCAAATGGGTCCAGCATTCAGTCAATTTCACAACAAGTGAATATTCAACAACATACTGTGGTTTCTTCTGCTGGACTTTTGGAAGCTGCAAATAG GTGGACAAGTAAGGAAAACCTATTGGCACAAGAAGAGGATGATCCTCAACTATTTGTGGCTTTATATGATTTTCAAGCAGGTGGAGAAAATCAGCTCAGTCTTAAGAAAg GAGAACAAGTTCGTATTCTAAGTTATAATAAGAGTGGAGAATGGTGTGAAGCTCATTCAAGTACTGGTCAAGTAGGATGGGTTCCTTCAAATTATGTTACACCAGTAAATTCCTTGGAGAAACACTCCTGGTATCATGGAAGGATATCCAGGAATGCTGCAGAGTATCTCCTAAGCTCTGGTATAAATGGTAGTTTTCTGGTTCGTGAATCAGAAAGCAGTCCAGGTCAACGCAGTATTTCTTTGCGATATGAGGGTAGGGTATACCATTATAGGATTAACGAAGACAGTGAGGGAAAG atGTTTGTTACAACTGAAAGCAAATTTAATACTCTGGCAGAATTAGTACACCACCATTCAATGCTTGCTGATGGTTTAATTACACAATTACTTTATCCTGCACCAAAGCACAATAAACCTACTGTTTTCCCACTTAGCCCAG aaCCTGATGAATGGGAGATTAATAGGACAGACATAGTCATGAGGCATAAATTAGGTGGGGGGCAATATGGGGATGTTTATGAAGCTGTATGGAAGAGGTATAATATGACTGTGGCTGTAAAAACTTTAAAG GAGGATACAATGGCTCTAAAAGACTTTCTGGAGGAAGCTGCAATAATGAAGGAAATGAAGCATAGAAATCTAGTTCAGTTATTAGGTGTATGTACTCGGGAACCGCCTTTCTACATCATTACAGAGTTCATGAGCAAAGGAAATTTGCTAGACTATTTGCGGAATGAGAGTAAACATCAAATAAATGCCGTCGTTTTGATGCATATGGCTACGCAGATCGCCAGTGGAATGAGTTACTTGGAAAGCAGAAATTTCATTCACAG AGATCTAGCGGCTCGAAACTGCCTAGTGGGTGAAAATCATCTGGTGAAGGTCGCAGACTTCGGCTTGGCCCGGTTGATGAGAGATGATACGTACACGGCTCACGCTGGAGCGAAATTCCCTATAAAATGGACTGCTCCAGAAGGACTAGCATATAATAAGTTTTCTACGAAG tcTGATGTGTGGGCATTTGGCATCTTACTTTGGGAAATAGCAACCTATGGAATGTCTCCCTACCCTGGTGTTGATTTGACCGATGTCTATCATATGCTGGAAAAAGGCTACAGAATGGAATGTCCACCTGGATGTCCACCGAAAGTATATGAATTGATGCGGCAATGTTGGCAGTGGTCTGCTGCTGATAGGCCCACTTTCAAAGAAATTCACCACTCTCTTGAAAATATGTTTCAAGAATCTAGTATTACAGAAG AAGTTGAAAAGCAATTGCAAGGAGGAGGAGAAATTCCTTTACTTTCATACAAAAAATCTCAGACTGGTAGCACTGGAAACATCCATGGGCTTGTTCTAGTTTCTGAACCATTATCTTCTTCAG ATACTACCAGTTCTGTAACGAAACTGAGTACATTCACAGGTGGTATGTCGAGTAAGAACAATAGTAGTATCGTACAAATGAGACGTTCTACAAATAAAAAGGGGAAACAGGCTCCAGCCCCTCCAAAAAGAACGAG TTCGTTCCGCGACTCTGCCTATCAAGAGCAAGACTCTCAAAACACTGAAACGAACACCATGACTCTCGACGATGCCACGGATCTAAATGGTATTGATAAGATTCTCGAAG GAGGCTGTGAAATCGAGGAGGATGGAGAGGGTTCTCAGGGTACGGCGGAACCAAACTTTATCACTCAACCTTCAACGTCTCCGGAACCTATACCTGGCTTAACCTGTTCACAAAAACAAATTAAGCCAAGACCTTATCCATCGAAAGAGCCATTACCACAAAAG ttGGTACAAGTTGGTGCATTAGAAGTACAGAACGTAAAAAGAGCCATTAATCGTTATGGTACATTGCCAAAAGGTGCTAGAATTGGCGCGTATTTGGAGTCTTTACGTCAGAGTGGCATGCCATCGAATCAGGAATCGACGACAGTGGCTTCTTCTATGACACCCGGTACAGTGGAACAACATGAAGCATCTATCGACAATTCGCAACACAGATCTCTTTCTCCTCGTCAAAGTAATTTACGAAGTCAGCCTCAAATGACTCGTAGTAATTCTTCAAGCGGTGTTGTTAATACTTATCAACCTCCAAATTCTCCCCGTACTCGAGTAGTAGCTGTAAGAAAGAATAATCAGTCTGATGCTGTCGGTTTAAGAACTTTTCGGGTTTCAAGTAACTCTAATTTTCGTACTGCGAGCCCATCGAGATCTGTTCAACCGTCGTTAGCTGACTTGGAGTTTCCTCCTCCACCCGCAGATTTGCCTCCTCCACCAGATGAAATTTTTTCTGGGCAAGAACAAGCTGAACTACCACCTCCTATTTCTTGCAGCGAAATTTCTCAAATAAGAAATTCTCCTTTATCCATAAGAAAAGCAAAGAGTACAGATTGGCGTTCAAAGGAGGATGAAAATGAGCATCAAGAAGACAGGAATGATGTTAGTAACGCAGAACCCTCTGTAAAAGAAGCGTGCTCGAGGTTTGGAGTTAATTTGAGACGCAGAGAAACTCAAGATAACTCGTGTAAAACTACCGATAATAAAAGAACGGGTTTTAAGTCCAGGATAGAAACAATCGAGCCTGCTGCACCACCAGAAGAAGCGCCACCACCTCCtccaccacctccaccaccaGTTTCCACAAATTCACCTCCTGATAGCTTTGAACGGAAGCCTGGAATGAAAGAGATGTTGGAATTGAAGctgataaatgaaattaaacaaagTGCAGAAACTAAACATGGTACTACTACGAAAAAACCTGGAGTAATAAGCAGTACTCCATCTGCTCTTCTGGATCCAGCATCACAGTTACTTTCGGAACTCTGTGCTAGTTTTAACATGGATTCTGGACAAAG ACACACTCAAAATGAGTACGCTGTATCAACTTTAAAAACCAACGAAGCAACTCAAGAACAACAACAACTTCAAATACATAATACTCATAAAGATTCATGCATATCTTCTCCAGTAACTGAGTCGATACTCTCTAGCGGAAGTGTCGGTTTTAAGTTGAAGAGAGTAGATAAGCGAAATAATCCGCAAAAGGAGGAGACATCTGATGGACAAATAATCGATTTCAAGGCCAGACTTCGAAAAGTTGAGAATGCAGAAAGGGAAAAATCGTTAGAGGAGAAAAGTACTATCACTGAACAATCTTCAGAATCAGAAGAACAACAAGATGATAAGCGCAGAAGCACTGGTAGTATCAGCAGTTTAAAGAAGCTTTGGGAAAATAAAGAATCCTGTGATAGTCAGCCTCACAGCCCAAAACTCAGTGTCAGAGGAAGTAGCGGTAAACAAGAAACTCTTGACCAGACAGAAGATTCACCTGAAGATCATAGTGGAGCCTCAACCCGTAGTCAGAG TTCTGGTAGCAAAAGTGATACTAGACTATGGCCACCACCTGAACCAGAAAAACCAGTTGTTCCTGCAAAACCACTAAAACCATTGTGTTCTTCAACTAAACATTTTGGTTCTTCAATTTACGCAACACCAAACTGTACGAAATCTCAACATGCAGAAGATGATCTAAGTAAACAGAATACAGACTCAAAAACCGCAAAACAGATCGTACTGGAGCTTTCAACATTAATTGAGAACAgcgtattaaatttgaaaagtaGCTCAACGATAGTAATGACTAGCTGGCTTCAACTTTCAGACAAGGTAGGGCTGTTACATGGAATGTGCGCTAATCTCGCAGACAGTGGTATCGCACCACATGCGCGATTTCAGTTTCGCGAACTTCTTGGAAGGTTAGAGCTTCAGGCACGACAACTTCGTGCAGCTGGTACTCGAAATGTCGCAGAGAATACAAGACTTCTCACTGACCTCCAAAACACGATAAAGGATGTTGTCAATACCGTACAAAGATAA